A genomic segment from Thermodesulfatator atlanticus DSM 21156 encodes:
- a CDS encoding CoB--CoM heterodisulfide reductase iron-sulfur subunit A family protein, whose product MPKVGVYVCYCGENIAGVVDCEEVRAFAEKLPGVAVARTNLFMCSDPGQEMIKEDIRKGLVDRVVVAACTPRTHEPIFRKALEDAGLNKYLIEMANIRDQDSWVHAFDKEGATKKAKQLVASAVAKVLYAEPLEEIEVGVNKTALVIGGGVAGIFSSLELANMGYKVYLVEKQPSIGGVMAQLDKTFPTNDCSAUILTPAMVQVSTNPNIELLTYSEVEHIDGFVGNFKVKVRKKQTWVDWKKCTGCGECMEKCPVKVPNEFNAGLDHRPAVYIQFPQAVPKKAVIDIDNCINCAGRKFGTEPKISKRTGKPILAPCERACPAGAINRSLALDPEGEVVELDVGTIVVATGFKVMEKDWFKEYAPHHPDVMTALQFERLLSATGPTGGKLVRPSTNEKPKVISFISCVGSRDHRYHTYCSRVCCMYMIKQAKLIKDKYPDIDIYMHFMDVRTPGKDFDEYYTSAIEKGINIVRGKPGGIEVLPDGRLRVMAYDAGLGKDVEVQADMVILATAIEVPDDAKKLAQTLHLTIDGSGFFKELHPKLKPVETAVEGIYLAGCCQGPKDIPDTVAQAKGAAAAAAVPLARGKVVIEPTISEVDQEKCSGCGLCVAVCPYQAITMELVNDRPRAKISVTACKGCGVCTSTCPSEAIILHGFTDKQIEAQVEALTMAV is encoded by the coding sequence ATGCCAAAGGTTGGAGTTTATGTTTGTTACTGCGGCGAAAATATCGCCGGTGTTGTGGATTGTGAGGAAGTAAGGGCCTTTGCGGAAAAGCTTCCCGGTGTGGCGGTAGCGCGCACCAATCTTTTTATGTGTTCCGATCCTGGCCAGGAAATGATCAAAGAAGACATTCGCAAGGGCTTGGTGGACCGTGTCGTGGTGGCTGCTTGTACCCCTCGAACCCACGAACCCATCTTTCGCAAGGCTCTTGAAGATGCCGGGCTCAATAAGTATCTGATTGAGATGGCCAATATTCGTGACCAGGATTCCTGGGTACATGCCTTTGACAAAGAAGGTGCCACCAAGAAGGCCAAACAATTAGTCGCAAGTGCGGTGGCCAAAGTACTTTATGCTGAGCCCCTTGAGGAGATCGAAGTAGGAGTTAATAAGACCGCGCTTGTTATTGGTGGTGGTGTGGCCGGTATCTTTTCTTCCCTTGAATTAGCCAACATGGGCTATAAGGTCTATCTCGTTGAAAAACAGCCATCTATCGGTGGGGTGATGGCCCAGCTTGACAAAACCTTCCCCACCAACGATTGCTCGGCGTGAATACTCACCCCCGCAATGGTGCAGGTTAGCACCAACCCCAACATCGAACTTCTTACATACTCCGAAGTAGAACACATCGACGGCTTCGTTGGTAACTTCAAAGTAAAAGTCCGCAAAAAACAGACCTGGGTTGACTGGAAAAAGTGTACTGGCTGCGGCGAGTGCATGGAAAAATGTCCGGTCAAGGTTCCTAACGAATTCAACGCCGGCCTTGACCATCGTCCTGCGGTTTATATCCAGTTTCCTCAGGCAGTGCCAAAGAAAGCCGTCATCGATATAGACAACTGCATTAATTGTGCAGGACGCAAGTTCGGCACTGAGCCTAAGATTAGTAAGCGCACCGGCAAACCCATTCTTGCTCCTTGTGAGCGTGCTTGCCCGGCAGGCGCCATTAATCGTAGCCTGGCCCTTGATCCTGAAGGCGAAGTTGTTGAGCTCGACGTGGGAACCATTGTAGTGGCCACGGGCTTTAAGGTCATGGAAAAAGACTGGTTCAAAGAATACGCACCGCATCATCCAGATGTCATGACCGCGCTTCAGTTTGAACGTTTGCTTTCAGCCACTGGGCCTACTGGTGGAAAGCTTGTGCGTCCTTCCACCAATGAAAAGCCAAAGGTTATATCTTTTATCTCCTGTGTTGGTTCACGTGACCACCGCTATCACACTTATTGTTCCCGTGTCTGCTGCATGTACATGATAAAGCAGGCCAAACTTATCAAGGATAAGTACCCTGATATCGACATATACATGCACTTTATGGACGTTAGAACACCAGGCAAAGACTTCGACGAATACTATACTTCTGCAATTGAAAAGGGTATCAATATCGTTCGAGGAAAGCCAGGCGGCATAGAGGTGCTCCCTGATGGTCGCTTGCGGGTAATGGCCTATGATGCCGGCCTTGGCAAAGATGTGGAAGTACAAGCCGACATGGTCATCCTTGCCACGGCTATCGAAGTGCCTGATGATGCTAAAAAACTTGCCCAGACCTTGCATCTCACCATAGATGGTTCTGGGTTCTTTAAAGAGCTTCATCCCAAACTTAAACCAGTTGAAACAGCGGTTGAGGGTATTTATCTAGCAGGATGTTGCCAAGGTCCCAAAGACATTCCAGATACTGTGGCCCAGGCCAAAGGCGCTGCCGCAGCAGCTGCGGTACCCCTTGCGCGTGGAAAGGTTGTCATTGAGCCTACTATTTCTGAGGTTGATCAGGAAAAATGTAGCGGCTGTGGCCTCTGTGTAGCGGTTTGTCCTTATCAGGCCATTACCATGGAACTGGTCAATGATCGTCCGCGTGCCAAAATCAGCGTTACTGCCTGTAAGGGCTGTGGTGTTTGCACCAGCACTTGTCCGTCTGAGGCCATTATTCTCCACGGCTTTACTGATAAGCAGATTGAGGCCCAAGTTGAGGCCTTAACTATGGCGGTCTAG
- a CDS encoding Coenzyme F420 hydrogenase/dehydrogenase, beta subunit C-terminal domain — MKTFENLLEEVVGKGLCHRCGGCVSVCTAINYGALGFNAEGFPEYKDIEKCIECGICYMVCPEAAYQEDEFRKAAGWEPPVGPVLGVKVARAISPEIRQRATDGGVVTALLVHLLKRGVIDGAVVAKRINPFLAVPAVVTTPEEVIEAAGFFHDVSAGAQDLSHIYSTFAPSFEGLRPVMAEKLRRVAIVGTPCQIHTMRKMQFFNLAPSETFYMLLGLFCSGHFMFDESGRKKLEELGGFKWEQIVKINIKDALIIKLENGEEKRIPLSEIEDLKRPACKYCDDYAAEFADISFGGIGAPEGWTSVIIRTPKARGAFADARRKTIEEFPLEEDPKLPDKVLDIVKKATEVKKQKAEENLKKLHG; from the coding sequence ATGAAAACATTTGAAAATCTCCTGGAAGAAGTAGTTGGAAAAGGGCTATGTCATAGGTGTGGTGGTTGTGTTTCGGTGTGTACCGCCATTAACTATGGCGCGCTGGGCTTTAATGCTGAGGGCTTTCCCGAATATAAAGACATAGAAAAATGTATTGAATGTGGCATCTGTTATATGGTCTGTCCCGAGGCGGCCTACCAGGAAGACGAGTTCCGTAAGGCTGCTGGCTGGGAGCCGCCCGTAGGGCCTGTACTTGGGGTAAAGGTAGCGCGCGCGATAAGCCCTGAGATCCGCCAGCGTGCCACAGACGGCGGGGTTGTGACGGCACTTTTGGTTCACCTTTTAAAGCGTGGGGTGATTGACGGTGCGGTGGTAGCCAAACGCATTAATCCCTTCTTGGCGGTGCCAGCAGTGGTGACCACTCCTGAAGAAGTTATTGAAGCTGCTGGCTTTTTCCATGATGTTTCGGCAGGAGCCCAGGACTTAAGCCACATTTATTCTACTTTTGCTCCGTCTTTCGAGGGCCTACGTCCCGTTATGGCAGAGAAGCTTCGCAGGGTGGCCATTGTGGGTACTCCCTGCCAGATCCATACCATGCGCAAGATGCAATTTTTTAACCTGGCACCTTCGGAAACCTTCTATATGCTTCTTGGGCTCTTTTGTTCAGGGCACTTCATGTTTGACGAATCTGGCCGCAAAAAACTTGAGGAACTAGGCGGCTTTAAATGGGAGCAAATTGTCAAAATTAATATAAAAGACGCTTTGATTATCAAGCTCGAAAACGGCGAAGAAAAACGTATTCCACTTTCAGAGATAGAAGACCTCAAACGTCCTGCCTGTAAATATTGCGATGATTACGCTGCAGAGTTTGCTGATATTTCTTTTGGCGGGATTGGGGCCCCTGAAGGGTGGACTTCCGTAATTATCAGGACGCCTAAAGCCCGTGGGGCATTTGCTGATGCCCGCAGAAAGACCATCGAAGAATTTCCTCTGGAAGAAGATCCCAAACTTCCTGACAAAGTGCTTGATATTGTCAAGAAGGCTACCGAAGTCAAAAAACAAAAAGCCGAAGAAAACCTCAAAAAATTACACGGATAA
- a CDS encoding NOL1/NOP2/sun family putative RNA methylase, producing MLSLNEARTYFERYQDLIPDFEGFLAHLKEPLPLYFRINELKCPRPQIVLDGLARQGVKAEPVPGFPGFYRAEPRDFPLGSTEEYYLGYIYPMTISSALPVFALEPEPGEYILDMCAAPGSKTTQIAQASQDRAIIVANDRRLDRLTALVANLKRLGVACVMTTLYRGEQFPFGVPFDKVLVDAPCSGEGRYRQGYEGELLYQKEGHTNLPAIQKGLLVRAFDLVKVGGVVVYSTCTFNPEENELVVDYLLRKRQAEVIPCDYLLPHHPGVTEWEGKILHPSLNYAARFYPHETNSVGFFVIKLRRLA from the coding sequence ATGTTAAGCCTTAATGAAGCAAGGACTTATTTTGAGCGTTATCAGGATCTTATTCCTGATTTTGAAGGCTTTTTAGCCCATCTTAAGGAACCTTTGCCCCTTTATTTTCGTATTAACGAGCTTAAGTGCCCAAGGCCTCAAATAGTCCTTGATGGCCTTGCTCGCCAGGGGGTAAAGGCCGAGCCCGTGCCGGGATTTCCTGGTTTTTATAGGGCTGAGCCAAGGGATTTCCCCTTGGGAAGTACTGAGGAATACTATCTCGGCTATATCTATCCTATGACCATAAGCAGCGCCCTTCCGGTCTTTGCCCTTGAGCCAGAGCCTGGAGAATACATTCTTGACATGTGCGCTGCCCCTGGAAGTAAAACCACTCAAATAGCCCAGGCTTCTCAGGACAGGGCCATCATTGTGGCCAATGACCGCCGCCTTGACAGGCTTACAGCGCTGGTGGCCAATCTTAAGCGCTTAGGTGTGGCCTGTGTCATGACTACCCTTTATCGTGGGGAGCAGTTTCCCTTTGGAGTGCCCTTTGACAAGGTTTTGGTGGATGCGCCGTGTTCAGGGGAAGGCCGTTATCGTCAGGGCTATGAAGGTGAGCTTCTTTACCAAAAAGAAGGCCACACCAATTTGCCTGCTATTCAAAAAGGGCTTTTGGTGCGTGCTTTTGACTTGGTAAAAGTAGGTGGTGTGGTGGTGTATTCCACGTGCACGTTTAATCCCGAAGAAAACGAATTAGTGGTGGATTATCTTTTGCGTAAACGCCAGGCAGAGGTTATCCCGTGTGATTATCTCTTACCTCATCATCCCGGCGTAACCGAGTGGGAGGGGAAGATACTTCATCCTTCCCTTAATTACGCGGCGAGATTTTATCCTCATGAGACGAACTCAGTAGGGTTTTTTGTGATCAAACTAAGAAGGCTAGCGTAA
- a CDS encoding DUF167 domain-containing protein, with product MLKPYKDGFALDVYLQPKASKDEIIGPYQEALKIKLKAPPVEGKANKALISFLAKRLSLSKNHLKIISGLTSRRKRIYIEGLTKEEIFKRLGIS from the coding sequence TAAAGACGGCTTTGCTTTGGATGTTTATCTTCAGCCCAAGGCCAGCAAGGATGAGATAATAGGTCCATACCAAGAGGCCTTAAAAATAAAATTAAAAGCTCCCCCGGTTGAAGGTAAAGCCAATAAGGCCCTTATTTCCTTTCTTGCCAAGAGACTTTCTCTTTCCAAAAACCACCTAAAAATAATTTCTGGTCTTACCTCTCGGCGCAAAAGAATTTATATTGAAGGTCTCACCAAAGAAGAAATTTTTAAAAGACTTGGTATTTCGTGA
- a CDS encoding CoB--CoM heterodisulfide reductase iron-sulfur subunit B family protein, with product MNTMGLFLGCNIPLKLPDIEQSMRKALPALGIDLVDLEGASCCPSWGTLPSFDLPTWLSVSARNITLAEEKGVDIVTGCNSCFGILAETKHMVEHNEEYRKTVQEKLALINRRYKGTSNVYHVLHALYKFVGPEKINENIKYTLRQMTIAIQVGCHALWPSKIMAVRDPNPFFPTIMKELCEALEADVPHYSRIEACCGMGGMRSTNMEKSLGLLKEKLISIKEEIDADMIVVGCSSCYLQMDGGQKILRDRGEIDFEIPVFYYTQLLALCMGFDPKQVAAIQETPREDIIARIQSDKRLKEKQEG from the coding sequence ATGAATACCATGGGACTTTTCTTAGGTTGCAATATTCCTTTGAAGCTACCAGATATAGAACAATCCATGAGAAAGGCTTTGCCAGCCTTGGGGATTGATTTGGTTGACCTTGAGGGAGCAAGCTGTTGTCCTTCTTGGGGAACACTTCCCTCTTTTGATCTTCCTACTTGGCTTTCAGTTTCGGCAAGGAATATCACCCTGGCAGAAGAAAAAGGCGTTGATATCGTTACAGGATGTAACAGCTGTTTTGGTATCCTTGCTGAAACAAAGCACATGGTTGAGCACAACGAAGAATACCGCAAAACAGTTCAGGAAAAACTTGCCCTTATCAACCGCCGCTATAAAGGGACTTCTAACGTTTATCACGTGCTCCATGCCCTTTATAAGTTCGTTGGGCCTGAGAAGATCAACGAAAACATCAAATATACTTTGCGTCAGATGACCATAGCTATCCAGGTGGGTTGTCATGCCCTCTGGCCTTCCAAAATTATGGCGGTCAGGGATCCTAATCCCTTTTTCCCCACCATTATGAAAGAGCTTTGCGAAGCCCTTGAGGCAGATGTGCCCCATTACAGCCGTATTGAGGCTTGCTGTGGTATGGGTGGAATGCGCAGCACCAACATGGAAAAGTCTTTGGGGCTTCTTAAAGAAAAGCTAATCTCTATCAAAGAAGAAATAGACGCTGACATGATAGTAGTTGGTTGTTCTTCTTGTTACCTCCAGATGGATGGCGGCCAGAAGATTCTTCGTGATCGCGGGGAAATAGATTTTGAAATACCAGTCTTTTATTACACACAATTATTAGCACTTTGCATGGGCTTTGATCCTAAACAAGTTGCAGCTATTCAAGAAACACCACGTGAAGATATCATCGCTCGGATTCAGAGCGATAAGCGTCTTAAAGAAAAGCAGGAGGGTTAA
- a CDS encoding hydrogenase iron-sulfur subunit, which translates to MEFTPNIVGFACHWCTYAAADLAGSLRLKYPPTIKFIRVPCSGRVEPEHVLEALARGADGVLVGGUHLGDCHYQVGNYKARNRFRIFKKLLADMGFEAERVRVEWISGSEGQRVAEVTTEFTEQLKKLGPNPLKQKS; encoded by the coding sequence ATGGAATTTACACCTAATATCGTTGGTTTTGCTTGTCACTGGTGTACATATGCTGCCGCAGATTTGGCAGGTAGCTTGAGGCTTAAATATCCTCCCACTATCAAATTCATCCGTGTACCCTGCTCTGGAAGAGTTGAGCCGGAACATGTACTAGAGGCCCTTGCCAGGGGTGCAGACGGTGTGCTAGTAGGTGGGTGACACCTTGGTGATTGCCATTACCAGGTTGGTAATTATAAGGCAAGAAATCGCTTTCGTATTTTTAAAAAGCTTTTGGCTGATATGGGTTTTGAAGCTGAAAGGGTGCGTGTGGAATGGATTTCTGGATCTGAGGGCCAGCGCGTTGCCGAAGTAACCACGGAGTTTACCGAACAGCTCAAAAAGCTCGGCCCGAATCCTTTGAAACAAAAGTCTTAG
- a CDS encoding 4Fe-4S dicluster domain-containing protein, giving the protein MYEGVVVLNEKDRKQAIETIVRLGGEGVVRCIQCGACESICPMALAGFTLNPKKLIRLIQTGHLEEMIEDSSTWACQACNRCVEICPRNVKPFEVVFAYRRYQAMELAFSTSAVQSQMNLFEKGHAVYTEAYKETRQKVGLPPDPPTAASYPEAVKEIQTLIENSPIMELGLF; this is encoded by the coding sequence ATGTACGAAGGAGTTGTTGTTTTAAACGAAAAAGATCGCAAACAGGCGATTGAAACCATAGTTAGACTAGGCGGAGAAGGGGTTGTCAGGTGTATCCAGTGTGGCGCCTGCGAATCCATTTGTCCTATGGCCTTAGCAGGCTTTACCCTTAACCCTAAAAAGCTTATCCGCCTTATCCAGACTGGCCACTTGGAAGAAATGATAGAAGACTCTTCCACTTGGGCCTGCCAGGCCTGTAACCGTTGCGTGGAGATTTGTCCGCGCAATGTTAAGCCTTTTGAAGTGGTTTTTGCTTACCGTCGCTATCAGGCTATGGAGCTTGCCTTCTCCACTTCTGCGGTCCAGAGCCAGATGAATCTCTTTGAAAAAGGCCACGCTGTTTACACCGAGGCCTACAAGGAGACAAGGCAGAAAGTTGGCTTGCCGCCAGATCCGCCTACCGCGGCAAGCTATCCTGAAGCAGTTAAGGAGATCCAGACTCTCATTGAAAATAGTCCTATTATGGAATTGGGGTTATTTTAG
- a CDS encoding HAD family hydrolase yields the protein MELKEKEAILFDMDGVVLDSMPWHVRAWQEAFREFGLNVPEEALYLHEGAIEAETSRKIFEDQGVSPTDELFQAVLKRQRELFRKKYQAFVRPFPEIPDLLSDLRREGKRLALVTSSHEEILRDILPQALLRLFHFVLTGDRVKRRKPHPEPYLLASQTLGVPKPLAAAVENAPAGIKSAKGAGLTCIALTTTLSPEHLREADIIIPSHEELRRLFKNGKSGC from the coding sequence ATGGAGCTCAAAGAAAAAGAAGCGATTCTGTTTGATATGGACGGTGTGGTTTTAGACAGCATGCCCTGGCATGTTAGGGCATGGCAGGAGGCCTTCCGTGAGTTTGGCTTAAACGTCCCTGAAGAGGCCCTCTACCTTCACGAAGGCGCTATTGAAGCTGAGACTTCGCGCAAAATTTTTGAAGACCAGGGTGTTTCCCCCACAGATGAACTTTTCCAGGCAGTGCTTAAACGTCAGCGTGAGCTTTTCCGCAAGAAATATCAGGCCTTTGTCAGGCCTTTTCCGGAGATCCCTGATCTTCTTTCTGATTTGAGGCGTGAAGGAAAAAGGCTTGCTTTAGTTACGAGCTCTCACGAAGAAATTTTGCGAGATATTTTGCCGCAGGCGCTTCTTAGGCTTTTTCATTTTGTGCTTACCGGAGACAGAGTCAAGCGGCGCAAACCGCATCCTGAGCCCTATCTTTTGGCAAGTCAAACCCTTGGGGTCCCTAAGCCCTTGGCCGCGGCGGTGGAAAATGCTCCAGCAGGGATAAAAAGCGCCAAAGGTGCAGGGCTTACTTGTATTGCACTCACCACTACACTTTCTCCTGAACATCTAAGAGAAGCAGATATCATCATCCCTTCACACGAAGAGCTAAGAAGGCTGTTTAAGAACGGAAAATCAGGATGTTAA
- a CDS encoding Ni/Fe hydrogenase subunit alpha, whose protein sequence is MKKITIEPITRLEGHGKIAIFLDDNGNVDNAFFQVVEFRGYEKFVQGMPMEEVPRTVSTICGVCRGVHFTASMKAMDQIFGVEPTPVARKLREIYFNAHHVEDHAAILYALGLPDYVVGPEASPAERNLIGLIMKVGVDVGRQVLQRRGYAVKIFELLGGKPNHPVSALPGGWAKKLNEEERQQILAWGKELVELGKFTLQVFEDVVLKNEKYMELVTGDMYKVVVNYMAGVDENGIISSLYEPKVQKVISYNGEEIGSYTGKQYLDFISERVLPWSYLKMPYLKQIGWKGYDDGEGTSLYSVGPLPRINVAKGFSTPLAQEAYEKFWSTFNERPVHYIQAYHWARAIEMLHSAERIVELASDPEITSPETRRHDFNITGEGVGIVEAPRGTLIHHYQTDENGYVTNANMIVATTHNKGPINAAIRKAAKHFIKEGKVNEAILNYVEMAFRPYDLCLACATHAAGPGVTPIEIAIYDRKGNLYKTLRNF, encoded by the coding sequence ATGAAAAAGATAACTATTGAGCCGATTACTCGATTGGAAGGGCATGGAAAGATTGCCATTTTCCTTGATGATAATGGCAATGTGGATAATGCCTTCTTCCAGGTAGTAGAGTTTCGTGGATACGAAAAATTTGTACAGGGCATGCCCATGGAGGAAGTCCCCCGCACAGTTTCTACCATTTGCGGGGTATGCCGAGGGGTCCATTTTACCGCCTCCATGAAGGCTATGGACCAAATTTTTGGTGTAGAGCCTACTCCGGTGGCACGTAAACTGCGTGAGATTTATTTTAACGCCCACCACGTTGAAGATCATGCGGCTATTCTCTATGCCCTGGGGCTTCCTGATTATGTTGTTGGTCCTGAGGCTTCACCTGCTGAGAGAAACTTAATCGGCCTAATCATGAAAGTAGGCGTCGATGTAGGGCGTCAGGTGCTTCAGCGCCGTGGTTATGCGGTTAAAATTTTCGAACTCTTAGGGGGTAAGCCTAATCATCCTGTTTCTGCGCTTCCTGGTGGCTGGGCCAAAAAGCTGAATGAAGAAGAGCGCCAGCAGATCCTTGCCTGGGGCAAAGAGCTCGTGGAACTCGGCAAATTTACCCTCCAGGTGTTTGAAGATGTTGTGCTCAAGAACGAAAAATATATGGAACTCGTTACCGGCGACATGTATAAGGTCGTTGTAAATTACATGGCTGGCGTGGATGAAAATGGCATAATCTCTTCTTTATATGAGCCCAAGGTCCAGAAAGTGATTTCCTACAACGGAGAAGAAATAGGTTCATACACCGGCAAACAATATCTTGATTTTATCTCTGAGAGAGTGCTTCCCTGGAGCTACCTTAAGATGCCATACCTCAAGCAAATCGGCTGGAAGGGCTATGATGATGGTGAGGGGACAAGCCTTTATAGTGTAGGGCCCCTTCCTCGTATTAACGTGGCTAAGGGTTTTAGCACTCCTCTTGCCCAGGAAGCATACGAAAAATTCTGGAGCACCTTTAATGAACGTCCGGTGCATTATATCCAGGCTTACCATTGGGCTCGTGCCATTGAGATGCTCCATTCTGCAGAGCGTATTGTGGAACTAGCAAGTGATCCTGAAATTACCTCTCCAGAAACCCGCCGTCATGATTTTAATATTACCGGCGAAGGTGTTGGTATTGTTGAAGCTCCTCGTGGCACCTTGATCCATCATTATCAGACCGATGAAAACGGCTACGTTACTAATGCCAACATGATTGTTGCTACTACCCATAACAAAGGTCCGATTAACGCAGCTATCAGAAAAGCTGCCAAGCACTTCATTAAAGAGGGCAAAGTAAACGAAGCGATTCTTAACTACGTTGAGATGGCCTTCAGACCCTATGACCTCTGCTTAGCTTGTGCTACCCATGCGGCTGGTCCCGGAGTCACCCCCATAGAAATCGCCATCTACGACCGCAAAGGCAACCTCTATAAGACCCTGCGTAATTTCTAA
- a CDS encoding NADH-quinone oxidoreductase subunit B family protein, which produces MSKDKIKLGVLLAGGCAGCEMAIVDLSERLIDALEHLEVVFWAPTVADVKYKDLESMPDGSIDVALVDGMVRLDEHEHMLKVLRAKSKVLVAFGSCASEGCIPGMSNLFKKEELLEHAYKNTFSTDNPEGILPQPEWKEDGKYDLTLPRFLDEVRPISSVVEVDYFMGGCPPHPDFVGEAIGAIIEGKLPPKGSWITCGKAVCDFCGRNPALQGKKRELTTEVRRTFEGAPDDGRCLLEQGYICFGPFTQGDCKALCPKVGIPCRGCGGPLPGVKDYGAKAVSALGTMLTDEAVDQLLKKYPNLVQFIYRYSYPSSLLNKK; this is translated from the coding sequence ATGTCCAAGGATAAAATTAAGTTAGGCGTTTTGTTAGCCGGAGGTTGTGCCGGCTGTGAAATGGCTATTGTGGACCTTTCTGAAAGACTTATAGACGCCCTTGAACACCTGGAAGTGGTTTTTTGGGCGCCTACAGTAGCCGACGTGAAATATAAAGACCTTGAGTCCATGCCTGATGGTTCTATTGATGTGGCCCTGGTAGATGGAATGGTACGCCTTGACGAGCACGAGCATATGCTCAAGGTCTTAAGGGCCAAATCTAAAGTCCTGGTAGCTTTTGGTAGCTGCGCTTCTGAAGGTTGTATTCCGGGGATGTCGAACCTATTCAAAAAAGAAGAGCTTTTAGAACATGCTTACAAAAATACCTTCAGCACTGACAATCCAGAAGGCATTTTACCCCAGCCAGAGTGGAAAGAAGACGGTAAATATGATTTAACCCTGCCGCGTTTTCTCGATGAAGTGCGTCCCATATCATCTGTAGTGGAAGTTGATTATTTTATGGGTGGATGCCCTCCTCACCCGGATTTTGTTGGCGAAGCTATTGGTGCCATCATTGAAGGAAAACTTCCTCCCAAAGGCTCCTGGATCACCTGTGGAAAGGCCGTGTGTGATTTTTGCGGCAGAAATCCTGCTCTTCAGGGCAAAAAACGCGAACTTACTACAGAGGTCAGGCGCACTTTTGAAGGCGCTCCTGATGACGGAAGGTGTCTTCTTGAGCAGGGTTACATCTGTTTTGGCCCCTTTACCCAGGGAGATTGCAAGGCCCTTTGCCCCAAAGTTGGCATTCCTTGTCGCGGCTGTGGTGGTCCGCTTCCAGGGGTTAAGGATTACGGGGCCAAAGCGGTGAGTGCTTTGGGAACAATGCTTACCGACGAAGCTGTTGATCAGCTTCTTAAAAAATATCCCAATCTTGTCCAGTTTATTTACCGCTATTCATATCCCAGTTCTTTGCTTAATAAGAAATAA